A region from the Afifella aestuarii genome encodes:
- the bchJ gene encoding bacteriochlorophyll 4-vinyl reductase, producing the protein MSAVSTADHVPSQPAARIGPNAIIRMDEALNAIVGREACQSVFAQAGLLHYLDAPPSEMVDEREVMRLHDAALAVLAPQEAEDAAFRAGELTATYLLARRIPKPFQRIMPFLPPWLRARLFLAAIRRHAWTFVGSGAVTFVPSHPVVVSIAGGPVRGTPTDAVLLAYYSGCFQELFRSLVHRGTRAVVRREGEGFQPRVVFDLRWR; encoded by the coding sequence GTGAGCGCGGTTTCGACTGCGGATCACGTCCCGTCTCAACCGGCCGCGCGAATTGGACCCAATGCCATCATCCGCATGGATGAGGCATTGAACGCCATTGTGGGGCGAGAGGCCTGCCAGAGCGTGTTCGCTCAGGCGGGCCTTTTGCATTATCTCGACGCTCCGCCGAGCGAAATGGTCGATGAGCGGGAGGTGATGCGCCTCCATGATGCGGCGCTCGCCGTTCTGGCCCCGCAAGAGGCCGAGGACGCCGCCTTCCGCGCCGGAGAATTGACTGCGACCTATCTCCTGGCGCGCCGCATTCCGAAGCCTTTCCAGCGCATCATGCCGTTTCTGCCGCCCTGGCTCAGGGCACGGCTATTCCTGGCGGCGATCCGGCGCCATGCGTGGACCTTCGTCGGCAGCGGTGCCGTCACCTTCGTGCCGAGCCATCCGGTCGTGGTGTCGATCGCAGGCGGGCCGGTGCGGGGAACGCCGACCGACGCCGTACTCCTTGCCTATTACAGTGGCTGTTTCCAGGAGCTTTTCCGCAGCCTCGTCCACCGCGGAACGCGGGCCGTCGTGCGGCGTGAGGGCGAGGGCTTCCAGCCGCGCGTCGTCTTCGACTTGCGCTGGCGCTAA
- a CDS encoding ABC transporter permease, which translates to MSIAEEPITLDEPTISGRSLWQDALVRLRRNKAAMTSLFILVVMAVASLVGPLVWPHPYDRVYSEYVRVPASLEAYPHEERIVPEMERSLSRARVDVASVEVEGDKVRAEITDDDEVDPRITRYVDRSDLFSNAKITETSADGRSAVLEADVARLYFIAGTDGNGRDLLARIFMAIRISLAIGLLATVVALMIGVAYGATAGYLGGRVDNVMMRLVDVLYSLPFIFFVILLVVFFGRNFVLMFIAVGAIEWLDMARIVRGQTLSLKRREFVEAAEALGVSNAGIVRRHIIPNVLGPVAVYMTLLVPKVILLESFLSFLGLGVQEPLTSLGVLISEGAKNMQGASWLLLYPSIALALILFSLNFIGDGLRDALDPKDR; encoded by the coding sequence ATGTCGATCGCTGAAGAACCCATCACCCTCGACGAGCCGACGATCTCCGGCCGCTCCCTGTGGCAGGACGCGCTGGTGCGCCTCCGCCGAAACAAGGCGGCGATGACGAGCCTGTTCATTCTCGTCGTCATGGCTGTCGCCTCGCTCGTCGGGCCTCTCGTATGGCCGCATCCTTATGACCGCGTCTATTCGGAATATGTGCGCGTACCGGCGAGCCTTGAGGCCTACCCGCATGAAGAGCGCATCGTGCCGGAAATGGAACGCTCGCTCTCCCGCGCCCGTGTCGACGTCGCCTCCGTCGAGGTCGAAGGCGATAAAGTGCGCGCCGAGATCACCGATGATGACGAGGTCGATCCGCGTATCACGCGCTATGTCGACCGCTCTGACCTCTTCTCCAACGCCAAGATCACGGAGACGTCGGCCGATGGCCGTTCTGCTGTGCTCGAAGCGGATGTCGCGCGTCTCTATTTCATTGCCGGCACCGACGGCAACGGGCGCGATCTCCTGGCGCGAATCTTCATGGCGATCCGCATCTCGCTCGCCATCGGACTTCTGGCGACGGTCGTCGCCCTGATGATCGGGGTCGCCTACGGCGCCACTGCCGGATATCTGGGCGGGCGCGTCGACAACGTCATGATGCGCCTCGTCGACGTGCTTTATTCGCTACCGTTCATCTTCTTCGTCATTCTGCTCGTGGTCTTCTTCGGGCGCAATTTCGTGCTGATGTTCATCGCCGTCGGCGCGATCGAATGGCTCGACATGGCGCGTATCGTGCGTGGCCAAACCTTGAGCTTGAAGCGGCGTGAATTCGTCGAGGCGGCGGAGGCGCTGGGCGTCTCCAACGCAGGGATCGTGCGCCGTCACATCATTCCGAACGTTTTGGGTCCGGTCGCCGTCTACATGACGCTTCTGGTACCGAAGGTGATCCTCCTGGAGAGTTTCCTCTCCTTCCTCGGTCTCGGCGTTCAGGAACCGCTGACGAGCCTCGGCGTGCTCATTTCTGAAGGTGCCAAGAACATGCAGGGGGCCAGCTGGCTCCTGCTTTATCCCTCCATCGCTCTCGCCCTCATCCTGTTTTCGCTGAACTTCATCGGCGATGGCCTGCGCGACGCGCTCGATCCGAAGGACCGCTGA
- the bchE gene encoding magnesium-protoporphyrin IX monomethyl ester anaerobic oxidative cyclase codes for MRILMIHPNYHSGGAEIAGNWPPAWVAYLAGALKTAGFTDIRFIDAMTDRIEDEELRRIIREEKPDVVGATSITPSIYKAERILQIAKEEHPNALTIIGGVHASFMYRQVLTEAPWIDAIIRGEGEAVIVNVMKALESGNWTEARSNVLGIAYSDGDQVVATPAEPPIADVDTIKPDWSVLDWEKYIYIPLNTRVAVPNFARGCPFTCSFCSQWKFWRNYRVRDPLKVVDEIEDLVRNHGVGFFILADEEPTIHRKKFIRFCEEMVKRDLPVLWGINTRVTDVIRDEKLLPLYRKAGLIHVSLGTEAAAQLKLDLFNKETTVAQNKRAVQLLKKNGIMAEAQFIVGLDNETPETLEETYRMVIDWGAEMANWSMYTPWPFADLFQELGDKVEIFDYEKYNFVTPIVKPAAMDRATLLDRVMHNYRRFYMRKMLFHYPWIRDKTLRRYMMGCLKAFMRSGMRREFYDLGRVNYWGPQSKKKVDFGFDETRTLDRRQLADLKSAPPPRKLKKKRVPAEVAANGVNGANGANGHAEEIDEGDQYDEAVMTPAAVSACGAPKGLPEDGDDYDEAITSSNPAPAEVEKPRATVH; via the coding sequence ATGCGCATTCTCATGATTCATCCGAACTACCATTCTGGTGGCGCGGAGATCGCAGGTAACTGGCCACCCGCATGGGTTGCTTATCTGGCGGGCGCTCTGAAAACGGCCGGTTTTACCGATATCCGTTTCATTGATGCGATGACCGACCGTATCGAGGATGAGGAGCTCAGACGTATCATCCGCGAGGAGAAGCCGGACGTCGTCGGCGCCACCTCGATCACGCCGTCCATCTATAAGGCCGAGCGTATCCTTCAGATCGCGAAGGAAGAGCATCCGAACGCGTTGACTATCATCGGCGGCGTGCATGCGAGCTTCATGTATCGCCAGGTCCTGACCGAGGCGCCGTGGATCGACGCCATCATCCGGGGCGAGGGCGAGGCCGTCATCGTCAATGTGATGAAGGCGCTCGAGAGCGGCAACTGGACCGAAGCGCGGTCGAACGTTCTCGGCATCGCTTATAGCGACGGCGATCAGGTCGTCGCCACGCCGGCCGAGCCGCCGATTGCCGATGTCGACACGATCAAGCCGGACTGGAGCGTGCTCGACTGGGAAAAGTATATCTATATCCCGCTCAACACGCGCGTCGCCGTGCCGAACTTTGCGCGCGGCTGCCCCTTCACCTGCTCGTTCTGCTCGCAGTGGAAATTCTGGCGCAACTACCGTGTCCGCGACCCGCTCAAGGTGGTCGACGAGATCGAGGATCTGGTGCGCAACCACGGGGTCGGCTTCTTCATCCTGGCCGACGAAGAGCCCACCATTCACCGCAAGAAGTTCATCCGCTTCTGCGAAGAGATGGTGAAGCGCGACCTGCCGGTTCTGTGGGGCATCAACACGCGCGTTACGGACGTCATCCGCGACGAGAAGCTTCTGCCGCTCTATCGCAAGGCCGGCCTCATCCACGTGTCGCTCGGCACGGAAGCCGCTGCGCAGCTGAAGCTCGATCTCTTCAATAAGGAGACCACGGTCGCACAGAACAAGCGTGCCGTTCAGCTTCTCAAGAAGAACGGCATCATGGCGGAGGCGCAGTTCATCGTCGGTCTCGACAACGAGACGCCGGAGACGCTGGAAGAAACCTACCGCATGGTGATCGACTGGGGCGCGGAGATGGCCAACTGGTCCATGTACACGCCGTGGCCGTTTGCCGATCTCTTCCAGGAACTCGGCGATAAGGTCGAGATCTTCGACTACGAGAAGTACAACTTCGTTACGCCGATCGTGAAGCCGGCGGCGATGGATCGGGCGACCCTGCTCGATCGTGTCATGCACAATTATCGTCGCTTCTACATGCGCAAGATGCTGTTCCACTATCCGTGGATCCGTGACAAGACCTTGCGCCGTTACATGATGGGTTGCCTGAAGGCCTTCATGCGGTCGGGTATGCGGCGTGAGTTCTACGATCTCGGTCGTGTGAATTATTGGGGTCCGCAGTCGAAGAAGAAAGTCGATTTCGGTTTCGACGAGACCCGTACGCTCGATCGGCGCCAGCTTGCCGATCTGAAGAGCGCGCCGCCGCCGCGCAAACTGAAGAAGAAGCGGGTTCCTGCAGAGGTCGCCGCCAACGGTGTGAACGGCGCCAATGGTGCCAACGGCCATGCCGAGGAGATCGACGAGGGCGATCAGTACGACGAGGCGGTGATGACGCCGGCCGCCGTCAGCGCTTGCGGTGCTCCGAAGGGGTTGCCGGAGGATGGAGACGATTACGATGAGGCGATCACCTCATCCAATCCCGCTCCGGCCGAGGTGGAGAAGCCGCGGGCGACAGTGCATTAG
- a CDS encoding ABC transporter ATP-binding protein, with protein MSTTENVLSVRDLKVSFTLADGQVDAVRGVNFDVASGETVAIVGESGSGKSQTVMSLMGLLASNGRASGKALYRGEDLLRLSPRRLNRIRGDKITMIFQEPMSSLDPLYRIGRQIAEPMIHHGGLSPKAARAKALELLKLVRIPNAERRLDAYPHEMSGGQRQRVMIAMALANDPDILIADEPTTALDVTIQAEILRLLKDLQDRLGMAIVFITHDLGIVRRFADRVYVMRAGEVVEQGAVSEIFVRPQHPYTKMLLAAEPEGHKEPVPETAPVLLQGRGVSVSFKIKEGLFGKNSFELKAVENLSLTLRQGQTIGIVGESGSGKSTLGRALLRLISSRGEIIFEGQDLTGADLRRDRPLRRQLQIVFQDPYGSLSPRLTVGQIITEGLLVHEPELGRKERDRRAVEALKEVQLDPSMRNRYPHEFSGGQRQRIAIARAMILKPKVLVLDEPTSALDRSVQKEIVDLLRKLQREHNLSYLFISHDLSVVRALADTVIVMKEGKVVEEGLTEDVFARPQKDYTKELMAAAFMSQDARREAEQEAAATREAEAS; from the coding sequence ATGAGCACCACCGAAAACGTGCTGTCCGTGCGCGATCTCAAGGTGAGCTTCACGCTCGCCGACGGTCAGGTCGATGCGGTCCGCGGCGTCAATTTCGATGTCGCCTCCGGCGAAACCGTCGCCATCGTCGGCGAATCCGGCTCCGGCAAGAGCCAGACGGTGATGTCGCTGATGGGGCTTCTGGCCTCCAACGGCCGTGCCAGCGGCAAAGCGCTCTATCGCGGCGAGGACCTTCTGCGTCTCTCTCCGCGTCGGCTCAACCGCATCCGCGGCGACAAGATCACCATGATCTTCCAGGAGCCGATGTCCTCGCTCGACCCGCTCTACAGGATCGGCCGGCAGATCGCCGAACCGATGATCCATCACGGCGGGCTGAGCCCCAAGGCAGCGCGGGCAAAGGCGCTCGAACTTCTGAAGCTTGTGCGCATCCCCAATGCCGAGCGGCGTCTCGACGCCTATCCGCATGAGATGTCCGGCGGCCAGCGCCAGCGCGTCATGATCGCCATGGCGCTCGCCAATGATCCCGACATCCTCATCGCCGACGAACCGACGACCGCCCTCGACGTGACGATCCAGGCGGAAATCCTCAGGCTCCTTAAGGATCTCCAGGACCGGCTCGGCATGGCGATCGTCTTCATCACCCACGATCTCGGCATCGTTCGCCGTTTTGCGGACCGCGTCTATGTCATGCGCGCCGGCGAAGTGGTCGAACAGGGTGCCGTCAGCGAGATCTTCGTGCGTCCGCAGCACCCCTATACGAAGATGCTTCTGGCCGCCGAGCCGGAGGGGCACAAGGAGCCGGTCCCGGAGACAGCTCCCGTGCTCCTTCAGGGGCGCGGCGTCTCCGTCTCCTTCAAGATCAAAGAGGGGCTCTTCGGCAAGAATTCCTTCGAACTGAAAGCCGTCGAAAACCTCTCTTTGACGCTGCGGCAAGGCCAGACGATCGGCATCGTGGGCGAGTCGGGCTCCGGGAAATCGACGCTCGGGCGCGCGCTGTTGCGCCTCATTTCAAGCCGCGGCGAAATCATCTTCGAGGGTCAGGATCTGACCGGCGCCGATCTTCGCCGCGATCGTCCTCTGCGCCGGCAATTGCAGATCGTCTTCCAGGACCCCTACGGGTCGCTGTCGCCGCGTCTCACGGTCGGCCAGATCATCACCGAAGGGCTTCTCGTCCACGAGCCGGAGCTCGGCCGCAAGGAACGCGACCGCCGTGCTGTGGAGGCACTCAAGGAGGTGCAGCTCGATCCGTCGATGCGCAACCGCTATCCGCACGAATTCTCAGGCGGCCAGCGGCAGAGGATCGCGATCGCCCGTGCCATGATCTTGAAGCCGAAAGTGCTCGTCCTCGATGAGCCGACCTCGGCACTCGATCGCTCGGTGCAGAAGGAGATCGTCGACCTGTTGCGCAAATTGCAGCGCGAGCACAACCTCTCCTATCTCTTCATCAGCCACGATCTCTCGGTGGTGCGGGCACTTGCCGACACCGTCATCGTCATGAAGGAAGGCAAGGTCGTGGAAGAAGGGCTGACGGAAGACGTCTTCGCCCGTCCGCAGAAGGACTACACGAAAGAACTGATGGCCGCGGCCTTCATGAGCCAGGACGCCCGCAGAGAGGCCGAACAGGAGGCCGCTGCAACGCGAGAGGCGGAGGCGTCCTAA
- the oppB gene encoding oligopeptide ABC transporter permease OppB yields the protein MLSYVLRRLATAIPTLFVIITISFFLMRVAPGGPFNLERPLEAKVMENLNRIYHLNEPLWRQYLLYLSNLLHGDLGPSFVYRDFSVGDLFAAGLPVSIQLGASALTLALIIGTVLGSIAALKQNSTIDYLVVGVATFGITIPPFVIAPVLSLIFGVSLGWLPAGGWGNGALPNKILPIVTLALPQIAIVARLIRGAMIEALRSDHVRTVRAYGLPTRVVVMVHALRAAILPVVSYLGPAAAALLTGSIVVETIFGIPGVGRYFVQAALNRDYTLVMGTVVVVSIFVVVFNMIVDLVYAWLDPRVRYD from the coding sequence ATGCTGAGCTATGTTTTGCGCCGGTTGGCGACAGCCATTCCGACGCTCTTTGTCATCATAACGATATCGTTTTTCCTGATGCGCGTGGCACCGGGCGGACCGTTCAATCTGGAACGTCCCCTGGAAGCCAAGGTGATGGAGAATTTGAACCGCATCTATCACCTCAACGAACCGCTCTGGCGGCAATATCTGCTCTACCTGAGCAACCTGCTGCACGGCGATCTCGGACCGAGCTTCGTCTACCGTGACTTCTCCGTGGGCGATCTTTTCGCCGCTGGCCTGCCGGTGTCGATTCAGCTTGGCGCATCGGCGCTCACGCTCGCCCTCATCATCGGCACGGTCTTGGGCTCGATCGCCGCGCTGAAGCAGAATTCCACGATCGATTATCTCGTGGTCGGCGTCGCCACGTTCGGCATCACCATTCCCCCCTTCGTCATCGCACCGGTGCTGTCCTTGATTTTCGGCGTGTCGCTCGGCTGGCTCCCCGCCGGCGGTTGGGGCAATGGCGCCCTTCCCAACAAGATCCTGCCCATTGTCACGCTCGCCCTGCCGCAGATCGCCATCGTCGCGCGCCTCATCCGCGGCGCCATGATCGAGGCCTTGCGCTCGGACCATGTGCGCACGGTGCGGGCCTATGGCCTGCCGACCCGCGTCGTCGTCATGGTGCATGCCCTGCGGGCGGCCATTCTGCCGGTTGTCTCCTATCTCGGACCCGCCGCCGCTGCGCTTCTGACCGGCTCGATCGTCGTTGAAACGATCTTCGGCATTCCGGGCGTCGGTCGCTATTTCGTCCAGGCGGCACTCAATCGCGACTACACGCTCGTCATGGGCACAGTCGTGGTCGTCTCCATCTTCGTGGTCGTGTTCAACATGATCGTCGACCTTGTCTATGCGTGGCTCGATCCGCGCGTCCGCTACGATTGA
- a CDS encoding class II aldolase/adducin family protein, whose product MSKTEKALRKAIIAACREMNSSGLNQGTAGNISARYKDRLLITPSGIPYDELEPEMIAALPLNGEYGAYEGPNKPSSEWRFHLDIAKARPEIGATVHTHAPYATTLAIARREIPACHYMVTAFGGAEIRCAPYRKFGSKELSEVALEALQGRKGCLLANHGMIAIGADLERAMWLAVELEALARHYYQALLIGGPVLLSEHEIAEAGELMSGYGLAVEQARDA is encoded by the coding sequence ATGAGCAAGACAGAGAAAGCGCTGAGGAAGGCGATCATTGCCGCCTGTCGCGAGATGAATTCAAGCGGCCTCAATCAGGGCACGGCGGGCAATATCTCCGCGCGCTACAAAGACCGGCTTCTGATCACGCCGAGCGGCATTCCCTATGACGAGCTGGAGCCGGAGATGATCGCGGCCCTGCCGCTCAATGGCGAATACGGCGCCTATGAGGGGCCGAACAAGCCGTCGAGCGAATGGCGCTTCCATCTCGACATCGCCAAGGCGCGGCCGGAGATCGGCGCCACCGTCCACACGCATGCGCCCTATGCGACGACGCTCGCGATCGCGCGGCGCGAGATCCCCGCCTGCCATTACATGGTGACGGCGTTCGGCGGAGCCGAGATCCGCTGCGCCCCCTATCGCAAATTCGGCTCCAAGGAATTGTCCGAGGTCGCGCTTGAAGCCCTTCAGGGGCGAAAAGGCTGCCTTCTCGCCAATCACGGCATGATCGCCATCGGCGCCGATCTGGAGCGGGCGATGTGGCTTGCCGTCGAGCTCGAAGCGCTCGCCCGCCACTATTACCAGGCGCTTCTGATCGGTGGCCCTGTGCTTTTGTCTGAACACGAGATTGCCGAAGCCGGCGAGCTCATGTCCGGCTACGGACTTGCCGTGGAGCAGGCGCGCGACGCGTAA
- a CDS encoding NAD-dependent epimerase, whose translation MKVLVTGAAGFIGFHTAQRLLARGDTVIGVDNLNDYYDVTLKEARLARLQSVPGFHFHRLDLADREGSAALFAEERPDRVIHLAAQAGVRYGITNPHAYADANLVGFLNVLEGCRHNGVVHLAFASSSSVYGANTAMPFSVAQNVDHPLSLYAATKKANELMAHSYAHLYRLPVTGLRFFTVYGPWGRPDMSLFLFTRKILAGEPIEVFNNGRHSRDFTYIDDIVEGVVRVLDHAAEPDGQWDGAAPNPASSSAPYRLYNIGNNQPVELMDFIAAIEEALGREAEKIFLPMQPGDVPTTYADIEALADDLGYRPKTPIKEGIARFIAWYRDFYGQA comes from the coding sequence ATGAAAGTTCTCGTCACGGGCGCTGCCGGCTTCATCGGCTTCCACACGGCGCAGCGTCTTCTTGCTCGCGGTGACACGGTGATTGGCGTCGACAATCTCAACGATTATTACGACGTGACCTTGAAAGAAGCGCGGCTTGCCCGCCTTCAATCCGTACCGGGCTTCCACTTTCACCGCCTCGATCTCGCCGATCGCGAAGGCAGCGCCGCTCTTTTCGCCGAGGAGCGGCCCGACCGCGTCATCCATCTCGCGGCGCAGGCGGGCGTGCGTTACGGCATCACCAATCCGCACGCGTATGCCGACGCCAATCTCGTCGGCTTCCTCAACGTCCTCGAAGGCTGCCGCCACAATGGCGTCGTCCATCTCGCCTTCGCCTCGTCGAGCTCCGTCTATGGCGCCAACACGGCGATGCCGTTCAGCGTCGCCCAGAACGTCGATCATCCGCTCAGCCTGTATGCGGCAACGAAGAAGGCGAACGAACTGATGGCGCATTCCTATGCGCATCTCTACCGCCTGCCGGTGACGGGCTTACGCTTCTTCACCGTCTACGGCCCGTGGGGCCGCCCGGACATGTCGCTTTTCCTGTTCACGCGGAAAATCCTCGCCGGCGAACCGATCGAGGTCTTCAACAACGGCCGCCATTCCCGCGATTTCACCTATATCGACGACATCGTCGAAGGCGTGGTGCGGGTGCTCGATCATGCGGCCGAGCCGGACGGACAATGGGACGGCGCGGCGCCGAATCCTGCCTCCTCCTCGGCACCCTACCGGCTCTACAACATCGGCAACAATCAGCCGGTCGAGCTCATGGATTTCATCGCCGCCATCGAAGAAGCGCTCGGCCGCGAGGCGGAAAAGATCTTCCTGCCGATGCAGCCTGGCGATGTGCCCACCACCTATGCCGATATCGAGGCGCTCGCGGACGATCTCGGCTATCGGCCGAAGACGCCGATCAAGGAAGGCATCGCCCGTTTCATCGCCTGGTACCGGGATTTTTACGGCCAAGCCTGA
- a CDS encoding peptide ABC transporter substrate-binding protein has protein sequence MRRLLSRFVLGAAAVALMAASASAEVTYTRGNDADPETLDQHKTSTISEANVLRDLYEGLVVYSSSAKVVPGVAESWETSDDGLTWTFHLRDDAKWSNGEPLTAGDFVFSYQRIINPETGAKYANILYPIKNAEAANSGKVPPEEIGVKALDEHTLQFTLENQTPYFLELLTHQTSLPVYPPAVKEFGTDFVQPENMVSNGAYTLQEFTPNSRIVLVKNKNFHDADNVAIDKVIYIPFEDRSACLRRFEAGEVQSCSDIPTEQMKYVKDTLGDEVHIVPYLGNYYYAVKADKEKLSDVRVRQALSMAIDREFIADEIWAGAMLPAYSLVPPGIGNYGEPAYADYKDMDPLDREDKAIELLEEAGYGKDNPLSVEIRYNTGENHQNTATAIADMWKNIGVKTTFVTADGATHYAYLRDKGDFDIARAGWIGDYSDPQNFLFLVESNNPGFNYANYNNPEYDALMEKAEETSDLDERAEVLKQAETIFMRDLPFIPILYYSSLSLVSDKLQGWEDNLVNVHGTRWMSLEQ, from the coding sequence ATGCGCAGATTGTTGTCCAGGTTCGTTCTGGGCGCAGCGGCGGTAGCATTGATGGCCGCGAGCGCCAGCGCCGAGGTCACTTATACACGCGGCAACGACGCCGACCCCGAGACGCTCGATCAGCACAAAACGTCGACCATTTCGGAAGCGAATGTCCTACGTGACCTTTATGAAGGCCTCGTCGTCTACAGCTCTTCAGCCAAAGTCGTCCCGGGCGTCGCAGAGAGCTGGGAAACATCCGATGACGGTCTCACCTGGACGTTCCACCTGCGCGACGATGCCAAATGGTCGAACGGCGAACCACTGACGGCTGGGGACTTCGTCTTCTCCTATCAGAGGATCATCAACCCGGAGACCGGCGCCAAATACGCCAACATCCTCTATCCGATTAAAAACGCCGAAGCGGCCAATTCCGGCAAGGTTCCGCCCGAAGAGATTGGCGTCAAGGCGCTCGACGAACACACGCTCCAGTTCACACTGGAAAACCAGACGCCGTATTTCCTCGAGCTGCTGACCCATCAGACCAGCCTGCCCGTCTATCCCCCGGCGGTGAAGGAGTTCGGCACCGATTTCGTGCAGCCGGAGAACATGGTCTCGAACGGCGCCTATACGCTCCAGGAATTCACGCCGAATTCGCGTATCGTCCTCGTCAAGAACAAGAATTTCCATGATGCCGACAACGTCGCCATCGACAAGGTGATCTACATTCCCTTCGAGGATCGCTCAGCCTGCCTGCGGCGCTTCGAGGCCGGCGAAGTGCAATCCTGCTCCGACATCCCAACCGAGCAGATGAAGTATGTGAAGGATACGCTGGGCGACGAAGTCCACATTGTTCCGTATCTCGGCAACTACTATTATGCCGTGAAGGCCGACAAGGAGAAGCTCTCCGACGTGCGCGTCCGTCAGGCGCTGTCGATGGCGATCGATCGCGAATTCATCGCGGACGAGATCTGGGCCGGCGCCATGCTGCCCGCCTATTCGCTGGTTCCTCCGGGCATCGGCAATTACGGCGAGCCGGCCTATGCCGATTACAAGGACATGGATCCGCTCGACCGCGAAGACAAAGCCATCGAGCTGCTCGAAGAGGCCGGTTACGGAAAAGACAATCCGCTGAGCGTCGAGATCCGCTACAACACCGGCGAGAACCACCAGAACACGGCGACCGCGATCGCCGATATGTGGAAGAATATCGGTGTTAAGACGACTTTCGTGACCGCGGATGGCGCCACCCATTACGCCTATCTGCGAGACAAGGGCGACTTTGACATCGCGCGTGCCGGCTGGATCGGCGATTATTCCGACCCGCAGAACTTCCTGTTCCTGGTGGAGAGCAACAATCCGGGCTTCAACTACGCAAACTACAACAACCCGGAATATGATGCGCTGATGGAGAAGGCCGAAGAGACCAGCGACCTCGACGAGCGCGCTGAAGTCCTGAAGCAGGCCGAGACGATCTTCATGCGCGACCTGCCCTTCATCCCGATCCTCTATTACTCCTCCCTCAGCCTGGTTTCCGACAAGCTGCAGGGTTGGGAGGACAATCTCGTCAACGTCCACGGAACGCGGTGGATGTCGCTCGAGCAGTAA
- a CDS encoding fumarylacetoacetate hydrolase family protein, with translation MSPSQEKPGFVFPPPPTVGVPIATDAATFPVRRIFCVGRNYADHAREMGAEVDREAPFYFTKPADAVALSGATIAYPPGTQDCHYEGEFVVALGGPAFQVSPDEAMGCVFGYASGIDLTRRDLQGAAKTKGRPWDLGKAFENSALIAPIMPASDFGAIGEQMLTTRVNGEVRQQARLSDMVWSVPELIVHLSRYYHLKPGDLLYTGTPAGVGAVKPGDKLSVQIEGLEELAIAIGPAE, from the coding sequence ATGAGCCCATCGCAGGAGAAGCCTGGTTTCGTCTTCCCGCCGCCGCCCACGGTCGGCGTGCCGATTGCGACAGACGCGGCGACTTTCCCGGTGCGGCGTATCTTCTGCGTCGGTCGCAATTATGCCGACCATGCGCGGGAAATGGGCGCCGAGGTCGATCGCGAGGCACCGTTCTATTTTACCAAGCCCGCCGATGCGGTCGCTTTATCGGGGGCGACGATCGCCTATCCGCCGGGCACGCAGGATTGCCATTACGAAGGAGAGTTCGTGGTGGCGCTCGGCGGTCCTGCCTTTCAAGTTTCGCCGGATGAGGCGATGGGTTGCGTCTTCGGCTATGCCTCCGGCATCGATTTGACGCGGCGCGACCTGCAGGGCGCGGCAAAGACCAAAGGCCGCCCCTGGGATCTCGGCAAGGCGTTCGAGAATTCCGCCCTGATCGCGCCGATCATGCCTGCGTCCGATTTCGGTGCGATCGGCGAGCAGATGCTCACAACGCGCGTCAATGGCGAGGTGCGGCAGCAGGCGAGACTGTCCGATATGGTCTGGAGCGTGCCGGAGCTGATCGTCCATCTGTCACGCTATTATCACCTGAAGCCCGGCGACCTCCTCTATACGGGCACGCCCGCCGGCGTTGGGGCGGTGAAGCCGGGCGACAAATTGTCCGTTCAGATCGAGGGGCTCGAGGAGCTCGCCATCGCGATCGGGCCGGCGGAGTGA